A genomic window from Nitrospirota bacterium includes:
- the miaB gene encoding tRNA (N6-isopentenyl adenosine(37)-C2)-methylthiotransferase MiaB, which translates to MSKQFFIKTFGCQMNEHDTEKITGVLSELGYTVTDTPEKADMVILNTCSVREKAEHKCYSDLGRINELKKANPDMIIGVGGCVAQQEGANIVKKAPYVDMVFGTDNIPDIPRLLEKKRSAPAERVSTARRRNKYLNKAYYETSVFFKRAHPVKAWVGIVDGCDKFCTFCVVPFTRGRETSRQPDDICKEITGLAGRGYKEVTLLGQNVDSYGKDLRGEADLACLLKMVNDIDGIERIRFVTSHPADIDDKLIGAISTIPGVCEHVHLPLQSGSDSVLERMKRNYSLSDYRGKVKRLRDAIPGISITTDIIAGFPGETEDDFNRTMDVLEEIQYDAAFAFQYSKRPYSPARLYEAQIPFTVGRERLNRVIDLQNSITLSRNQECIGRVYDILIEGESKKDNDMLTGRTRTNKLVHLPGDSGIKTGDIINVRIISATLSALTGKVI; encoded by the coding sequence ATGTCAAAACAGTTTTTTATCAAGACATTCGGATGCCAGATGAATGAGCATGATACGGAAAAGATAACCGGTGTGTTATCAGAGTTGGGCTATACTGTGACCGACACTCCTGAGAAGGCAGACATGGTTATTCTGAATACGTGCAGTGTGAGGGAGAAGGCGGAGCATAAGTGCTACAGCGACCTTGGCAGGATCAATGAACTTAAGAAAGCCAATCCTGACATGATTATTGGTGTTGGCGGGTGTGTTGCCCAGCAGGAGGGTGCTAATATTGTAAAAAAAGCCCCCTATGTTGATATGGTCTTTGGGACTGATAATATACCGGACATACCGCGCCTTCTTGAGAAGAAAAGAAGTGCACCGGCAGAAAGGGTTTCTACTGCCCGCCGCAGAAATAAGTATTTGAATAAGGCCTATTATGAGACTTCAGTCTTTTTCAAGCGGGCACACCCTGTTAAGGCATGGGTTGGAATCGTTGATGGATGTGATAAGTTCTGTACATTCTGTGTCGTCCCGTTTACCCGGGGACGCGAGACTAGCAGGCAGCCTGATGACATATGCAAAGAGATTACAGGACTTGCGGGCAGGGGATATAAAGAGGTGACATTGCTGGGACAGAATGTGGATTCTTATGGGAAGGACCTTCGGGGCGAAGCTGACCTTGCCTGCCTGTTGAAGATGGTAAATGATATTGACGGCATTGAGAGGATCAGGTTTGTCACATCACATCCTGCAGATATTGATGATAAACTTATCGGTGCCATTTCGACCATTCCAGGTGTATGCGAACATGTGCACCTTCCACTTCAGTCCGGTTCTGATTCAGTCCTGGAAAGGATGAAGAGAAACTATTCATTGAGTGATTACAGGGGAAAGGTAAAAAGGCTCAGAGATGCCATCCCTGGTATTTCAATTACAACGGATATAATTGCAGGATTCCCCGGTGAGACAGAAGACGATTTTAACCGTACAATGGATGTCCTGGAGGAAATCCAATATGATGCTGCCTTTGCCTTTCAGTACTCGAAGAGGCCGTATTCGCCTGCCCGCCTTTATGAGGCACAAATACCATTTACAGTGGGAAGGGAGAGGCTTAACAGGGTTATAGATCTCCAGAACAGTATTACGCTGTCCAGGAATCAGGAATGCATTGGCAGAGTGTATGACATCCTGATTGAAGGCGAAAGTAAAAAGGATAATGACATGTTGACCGGTCGTACCCGCACCAACAAACTTGTTCATCTTCCAGGGGATTCAGGTATTAAGACCGGCGATATTATTAATGTAAGGATCATATCTGCAACACTTTCTGCTCTGACAGGGAAAGTTATCTGA
- the xerD gene encoding site-specific tyrosine recombinase XerD encodes MNTHLNHFISYIRIEKGLSGNTIESYRNDLTRYLAYLDKNNLDTPGEITLKNLRDFTAELLRNRMSVSTVKRCISSIRHFHKFLITEGHTDNDPTAYLESPRGWRRLPDTLTFSEVDALLKQPDETVSEGIRDSAMLELLYATGLRVSELISMKYGNINLEVGYIITTGKGGKERIVPAGDYALDRIKEYLRSARNKLMKNRQSPHLFVTARGKGMTRQGFWKIIKKYAAESGIGRDISPHTLRHSFATHLLERGADLRSVQMMLGHSDISTTQIYTHINRDRLKRIHEKCHPRP; translated from the coding sequence CTGAATACACACCTAAACCATTTCATCAGCTATATCAGGATTGAGAAAGGCCTGTCAGGTAATACAATAGAATCATACAGAAATGACCTGACACGTTATCTGGCATATCTTGATAAGAATAACCTGGACACCCCGGGAGAAATCACCCTTAAAAACCTGCGTGATTTTACAGCTGAACTGCTGAGAAACAGGATGTCCGTATCAACTGTCAAACGCTGTATCTCCTCCATACGCCACTTTCATAAATTCCTGATAACAGAGGGGCACACTGATAATGATCCGACTGCGTATCTTGAATCACCTCGGGGATGGCGCAGGCTTCCAGATACACTCACCTTTTCTGAGGTGGATGCACTGTTGAAACAGCCTGATGAAACGGTCAGCGAAGGCATCCGGGATTCAGCCATGCTCGAGCTTTTATACGCAACCGGACTTAGGGTGTCCGAACTCATATCAATGAAATACGGCAACATAAATCTCGAAGTCGGCTATATTATTACAACAGGCAAGGGAGGCAAAGAGAGAATAGTTCCTGCCGGAGATTATGCACTTGACAGGATAAAGGAATACCTCAGGTCTGCAAGAAATAAGCTTATGAAAAACCGCCAGTCTCCGCACCTGTTTGTAACAGCCCGCGGCAAGGGAATGACACGGCAGGGTTTCTGGAAGATTATAAAGAAATATGCAGCAGAGTCAGGAATAGGCAGGGATATTTCCCCTCATACATTGCGCCATTCTTTTGCAACCCACCTCCTTGAGAGAGGCGCAGACCTTCGCTCAGTACAGATGATGCTCGGCCATTCCGACATTTCAACAACACAGATATATACGCATATAAACCGTGACAGGCTTAAAAGAATTCACGAGAAATGCCATCCGAGGCCATGA
- a CDS encoding CBS domain-containing protein: MEIITSHTNADFDALAAMIAVKKLYPEAELIFQGTQETNVRNYIAENNIVFRSIKDVPFDKVTRLVIVDNKNAGRLGKLSSLLNKPDISLHIYDHHPVSPGDLRGELEVIELVGAATTILVEVIKEKGLHISPSEATLFAIAIYEETGSFTFQSTTQRDILAVAYLMSCGLDLRILSGYLVHEMDAGQIALLDELIHNAKSFYIDSVKIVIAKGDTEKYISELSTITHRVRDMENLDILFVIVRMEDKIQLVARGRLPDIDLGAIAREFGGGGHATAASASIKDLTSIQVEERILELLREMIKPIKTARDIMTAPVKTVNNTATVVQAGDLMTRYGVNVLPVTDGDRLTGLIYREVIHKAIFHRFSDAPVTDFMSTEFERVTGDTPFREIQSSMIEHNQRFIPVVDGDRVIGAITRTDILRTMHEDISGPWISTGQAGPKKPHERNLRALLREKLPAGIEQLLIRIGETADSMGLNAYAVGGFVRDLFFGYKNYDIDIVVEGNGIEFAEYFASTAGARVKSHQKFGTAVLIFPDGFKIDVATARTEYYEYPTALPKVEVSSIKKDLYRRDFTINTLAIRLNMKEFGRLIDFFGGQRDIKEKTIRVLHNLSFIEDPTRIYRAIRFEQRFGLRIARHTQNLIRSTVKIDLFHRLSGKRLFAEIILLLSEDDPAKPFARLSEFDLLRFIHPSLQWDSNTISVFESVNKTIAWYKLLFLDRKCETWKVYLYGLLDQLSYAETRDACCRLMIRERMLGEILAVKKDTPVLINQLSQMNNASPGMIYALCTHHSQEQLLFLMAKIDREDLKKKISLYLSNLQDVKLSITGKDLVSLGIKPGPVFTKALNLTLNAKLNGIVRNREEEMEYAKNLIAEWS, translated from the coding sequence ATGGAGATTATTACTTCACATACTAATGCTGACTTCGACGCCCTGGCGGCAATGATTGCGGTTAAGAAGCTTTATCCCGAAGCTGAATTAATTTTTCAGGGCACACAGGAAACAAATGTAAGGAACTATATCGCAGAAAACAATATCGTATTCAGAAGTATTAAGGATGTACCCTTTGATAAAGTCACGCGTCTTGTCATTGTTGATAACAAGAATGCCGGCCGGCTTGGGAAGTTGAGCTCCTTGCTGAACAAACCGGATATCAGCCTCCATATTTATGATCACCACCCTGTCTCTCCGGGGGATTTGCGGGGCGAGCTTGAGGTAATTGAGTTGGTTGGAGCTGCCACTACCATTCTTGTCGAGGTGATTAAAGAGAAGGGGTTGCATATAAGCCCCTCTGAGGCAACGCTGTTTGCAATAGCCATATATGAAGAAACAGGATCTTTCACTTTCCAGTCGACCACACAGAGAGACATCCTCGCAGTTGCATATCTGATGTCATGCGGCCTTGATCTGAGGATATTATCGGGATATCTCGTGCATGAGATGGATGCCGGTCAGATAGCCCTTCTGGATGAGCTAATCCACAATGCAAAGAGTTTTTACATTGACAGCGTCAAGATTGTCATTGCAAAGGGGGACACAGAGAAATATATATCAGAACTTTCCACAATTACACACAGGGTGCGGGACATGGAGAACCTTGATATTCTTTTTGTAATTGTAAGGATGGAGGACAAGATACAGCTTGTTGCACGGGGCAGACTTCCTGACATTGATCTCGGCGCCATTGCGAGGGAATTCGGCGGTGGAGGTCATGCTACTGCCGCCTCGGCAAGCATTAAAGATCTGACATCCATACAGGTTGAAGAGCGGATTTTAGAGCTCCTCCGGGAGATGATAAAACCCATCAAAACTGCTAGGGATATCATGACTGCCCCTGTCAAGACCGTAAATAATACTGCAACTGTTGTACAGGCCGGCGACCTAATGACCCGTTATGGCGTAAACGTACTGCCTGTAACTGACGGCGACAGGCTTACGGGCCTTATATACAGAGAGGTTATTCATAAGGCTATATTTCACAGGTTTTCTGATGCACCGGTAACAGACTTTATGTCCACTGAATTTGAAAGAGTAACAGGTGATACCCCATTCAGAGAAATTCAATCCTCCATGATTGAACATAATCAGCGTTTCATCCCTGTCGTTGATGGCGACAGGGTCATAGGGGCTATTACAAGGACTGACATTTTACGGACTATGCATGAAGATATATCCGGACCGTGGATATCAACGGGTCAGGCAGGACCAAAGAAACCACATGAGAGAAATCTGCGTGCGCTGTTAAGAGAAAAACTTCCCGCAGGAATTGAACAATTGCTTATACGCATAGGCGAAACCGCGGATTCAATGGGGCTTAATGCCTATGCAGTCGGGGGATTTGTAAGGGACCTCTTCTTTGGTTATAAAAATTATGACATTGACATTGTGGTGGAGGGAAATGGGATAGAGTTTGCAGAATACTTCGCGTCAACAGCAGGGGCAAGGGTAAAGAGTCATCAGAAATTCGGCACTGCAGTCCTTATTTTCCCTGATGGTTTCAAGATAGACGTTGCAACTGCAAGGACAGAATACTATGAATATCCTACGGCCCTGCCAAAGGTGGAGGTATCTTCCATAAAAAAAGACCTGTACAGGAGAGACTTTACCATTAATACCCTTGCAATCAGACTGAACATGAAGGAATTCGGACGTCTCATTGACTTCTTCGGCGGCCAGCGTGACATTAAGGAGAAGACCATCAGGGTATTGCATAATCTGAGCTTCATTGAAGACCCTACCCGCATATACAGGGCCATAAGATTCGAACAGAGGTTTGGGCTTAGAATAGCGAGGCACACCCAGAATCTGATCAGAAGTACAGTAAAGATTGATCTCTTTCACAGACTTTCAGGCAAGAGACTATTTGCTGAGATTATCCTGCTCCTGAGTGAAGATGACCCTGCAAAACCCTTCGCAAGGCTTTCAGAGTTCGATCTCCTGAGATTCATTCATCCGTCCCTGCAATGGGACAGCAATACAATATCCGTGTTTGAATCTGTCAATAAAACCATTGCGTGGTACAAGCTCCTGTTTCTTGACCGGAAATGTGAGACATGGAAGGTCTATCTATACGGGCTCCTTGATCAACTGTCATATGCAGAAACCAGGGATGCCTGCTGCAGGTTGATGATAAGGGAGCGCATGCTTGGAGAAATACTCGCAGTAAAGAAAGACACCCCTGTCCTGATCAATCAGCTCAGTCAGATGAATAATGCATCGCCGGGAATGATCTATGCTCTGTGTACACATCATTCACAGGAACAGCTGCTGTTCTTAATGGCAAAGATTGACAGGGAAGATTTGAAGAAAAAGATCTCCCTGTACCTCAGCAATTTGCAGGATGTAAAACTATCTATAACCGGAAAAGATTTGGTCAGCCTTGGAATTAAGCCCGGCCCTGTCTTCACAAAAGCGCTGAACCTTACATTAAACGCTAAACTAAATGGGATAGTCAGGAACCGTGAGGAAGAGATGGAGTATGCCAAAAATCTTATAGCTGAATGGAGCTGA
- a CDS encoding Ppx/GppA family phosphatase, producing the protein MKIAGIDIGTNTLRLLISEISSGKRCRTLDSDRHITRLGEGLSSSGSLKDEAMDRAIRVLKDYAGKCEGNHVDKIYAVATSAVRESANGHDFINRIREETGIDAEIISGDEEARLTLLGVSTALGLSGEDALVMDIGGGSTELIIVSNGEIEFKKSTDIGVVRFTEQFIKSDPPDINEMKLLDRAVEERLEREEYFTDLKKSGRVPAAVKFIGTAGTVTTLAAIDQMMKTYDPEKINGYRMKKENVRGILDILRGMTNRERMDLPGIEYGREDIILAGVMVVYRVMDWFGFEDMTVSDAGLREGLVAEIYSGIS; encoded by the coding sequence ATGAAAATAGCGGGTATAGATATTGGTACTAATACACTAAGGCTCCTGATTTCTGAAATTTCTTCCGGTAAAAGATGCCGGACACTGGATTCTGACCGTCATATAACGAGGCTTGGTGAAGGGTTGTCCTCTTCAGGAAGTCTTAAGGATGAGGCCATGGACAGGGCTATTAGAGTACTGAAGGATTATGCCGGCAAGTGCGAAGGAAATCATGTTGATAAAATATATGCTGTTGCTACCAGCGCTGTGCGTGAATCTGCTAATGGCCATGATTTCATCAATAGAATAAGAGAGGAGACAGGCATTGATGCGGAGATTATCTCCGGCGATGAAGAGGCAAGGCTCACGTTGCTTGGTGTTTCGACAGCCCTTGGACTGTCAGGAGAGGATGCATTGGTGATGGACATAGGTGGAGGAAGCACTGAGTTAATAATAGTCTCAAACGGTGAGATTGAGTTTAAGAAGAGTACAGATATTGGTGTGGTAAGGTTTACTGAGCAATTTATTAAATCAGACCCTCCTGATATCAATGAAATGAAGCTGCTTGACAGGGCTGTCGAAGAGCGCCTTGAAAGAGAAGAGTACTTCACAGATTTGAAAAAAAGCGGAAGGGTACCGGCTGCTGTTAAATTTATAGGGACTGCCGGCACTGTGACAACCCTGGCTGCCATAGATCAGATGATGAAGACATACGATCCGGAAAAGATCAACGGATACAGGATGAAAAAAGAGAATGTCAGGGGCATACTTGATATTCTCAGGGGTATGACTAACAGGGAGAGGATGGACCTGCCTGGAATTGAATATGGGCGGGAGGATATAATATTAGCAGGTGTAATGGTAGTGTACAGGGTAATGGATTGGTTTGGGTTTGAAGATATGACAGTCAGTGATGCAGGATTACGGGAAGGATTGGTGGCAGAAATATACTCAGGGATAAGCTGA
- the recG gene encoding ATP-dependent DNA helicase RecG, with translation MDLQSDIQYVKGVGPARVRLLNKLGIFTVEDLLFYIPFRYEDRGNLKSIKELYKSDNPGLTSVQGRIVSASVVITPRQRKKIFEVVIGDESGFLTAKWFNQSFLKDVLRKGSTVLLSGQIKTDYRGYGICMEGPEYEVIESEDNDLIHAGRIVPIYHVTSGLSQKIMRSIVKGVLDNCSIPETLPEDLLNRHGLPHLNDAVRGIHFPPEGSLTDTLNNNESSYHNRLIFEEFLLLETGLAVKKGFVRKETGIAFNVQCKLTEMFYSCLPYKLTSSQRKVISEIKLDMEAPHPMNRLLQGDVGCGKTVVALSAMLIAVENGYQTVMMAPTGILAEQHYRNIREYLGTLNVPAAILTGSVKTGDRDAVLDDIRNGNVKIIVGTHSLIEEGVKFDRLGLAVIDEQHKFGVLQRAALKEKGYCPDVLIMTATPIPRTLALTVYGDLNLSVIDELPPGRTTVRTRWLYGNSRKDAYYLMQDELAKGRQAYVVYPLVEESEKLDLKCAAEMSEKLRKAFKGYNTALLHGRMKNAEKDAIMNGFKNNEIHILVSTTVVEVGIDVPNATIMVIENAQRFGLSQLHQLRGRVGRGEGQSSCLLLTEGFVTDDGRRRLAAMVRTNNGFEIAEEDLSIRGPGEFFGTRQSGIPELKVANILRNSKILENAREEAFDIVRKDPLLSHPDNKLLRGAIERRWKDKLILC, from the coding sequence ATGGATCTTCAGAGCGATATACAATATGTAAAAGGGGTTGGTCCGGCGCGGGTCAGGCTCCTCAACAAACTGGGGATTTTCACTGTTGAGGACCTCCTGTTTTACATACCTTTCCGGTATGAAGACAGGGGAAACCTCAAGTCAATAAAAGAACTTTATAAATCTGATAATCCCGGGCTTACCTCTGTGCAGGGCAGGATTGTTTCAGCAAGTGTAGTTATCACACCAAGGCAGAGGAAAAAGATTTTTGAAGTTGTAATAGGGGACGAATCAGGTTTTCTTACAGCCAAATGGTTCAATCAGTCATTTCTTAAAGATGTCCTTCGAAAGGGCAGTACAGTATTGTTGAGCGGTCAGATTAAGACCGACTATCGCGGTTATGGCATCTGCATGGAGGGCCCTGAATATGAGGTTATTGAATCTGAGGATAATGATCTAATTCATGCCGGAAGGATTGTCCCCATATACCATGTCACAAGTGGACTTTCTCAAAAGATCATGAGGAGTATAGTAAAAGGAGTTCTCGATAACTGCAGTATTCCGGAGACCCTGCCTGAAGACCTTCTGAACAGACATGGCCTTCCTCATCTGAATGACGCAGTCAGGGGGATCCATTTCCCGCCTGAAGGCTCATTGACTGACACACTTAACAATAATGAGTCATCTTATCACAACAGACTTATATTTGAGGAATTTCTTCTGCTCGAAACCGGACTTGCCGTAAAAAAGGGTTTTGTAAGGAAAGAGACCGGGATTGCCTTTAATGTTCAATGCAAACTTACTGAGATGTTTTATTCCTGTCTGCCTTATAAACTGACATCATCGCAACGAAAGGTGATCAGCGAAATAAAGCTTGATATGGAGGCCCCGCACCCTATGAACAGGCTTCTTCAGGGAGATGTAGGGTGCGGTAAAACAGTAGTGGCTCTGTCGGCCATGCTGATAGCTGTTGAAAACGGCTATCAGACCGTTATGATGGCACCTACAGGCATACTGGCAGAACAACACTATCGAAATATCAGGGAATATCTCGGAACATTGAATGTTCCTGCCGCCATTCTTACCGGAAGTGTAAAAACCGGGGACAGGGATGCTGTTCTTGATGACATAAGAAACGGGAACGTAAAGATCATAGTCGGCACTCATTCACTGATTGAGGAGGGCGTCAAGTTTGACCGGCTGGGTCTTGCTGTGATAGATGAACAGCATAAATTTGGCGTGCTTCAGAGGGCAGCGCTTAAAGAAAAGGGGTACTGCCCTGATGTCCTGATAATGACGGCAACTCCGATACCGCGGACGCTTGCCCTGACTGTATACGGAGACCTGAACCTGTCAGTGATAGATGAGCTTCCGCCTGGGCGGACAACAGTCAGGACGAGGTGGCTGTATGGAAACAGCAGAAAAGATGCCTATTATTTAATGCAGGATGAACTTGCAAAGGGCAGGCAGGCATATGTTGTCTATCCTCTTGTAGAGGAGTCAGAGAAGCTTGATCTTAAATGTGCTGCAGAGATGTCGGAAAAGCTGAGAAAGGCATTTAAGGGTTACAACACTGCCCTTTTACATGGAAGAATGAAGAACGCTGAGAAAGATGCGATTATGAATGGATTTAAAAATAATGAAATTCATATCCTTGTATCAACTACAGTAGTGGAGGTAGGCATAGATGTTCCCAATGCAACTATTATGGTTATAGAGAACGCTCAGAGATTTGGCCTTTCTCAATTGCATCAACTAAGGGGGCGTGTGGGCAGGGGAGAGGGACAGTCATCCTGTCTGCTTTTGACTGAAGGATTTGTTACTGATGACGGGAGAAGGAGGCTTGCTGCGATGGTCAGGACAAATAATGGATTTGAGATAGCTGAAGAGGACCTTTCCATTCGCGGCCCGGGTGAATTTTTTGGCACAAGACAGTCAGGAATACCAGAGCTGAAGGTGGCAAATATCCTCAGGAATTCAAAAATCCTTGAAAATGCCCGCGAGGAGGCATTTGACATTGTAAGAAAGGACCCGTTGCTATCGCATCCGGACAATAAATTGCTCAGGGGCGCAATTGAACGCCGATGGAAGGACAAGTTGATTTTGTGCTGA
- a CDS encoding 50S ribosomal protein L28, whose amino-acid sequence MARECSICSKGRRSGNNVSHANNRTKRVFQPNLQRVRVIINSAPKYIMACTRCLRSNRVQKAV is encoded by the coding sequence GTGGCAAGGGAATGTTCAATATGCAGTAAAGGCAGGCGTTCAGGAAATAACGTAAGTCACGCAAACAACAGGACAAAGAGGGTGTTCCAGCCCAACCTTCAGAGGGTACGGGTCATTATAAACAGTGCGCCAAAATACATCATGGCATGCACCCGGTGTCTCCGCTCCAACCGTGTTCAAAAAGCAGTATAA
- a CDS encoding RidA family protein, with translation MSDDVKQLFSTQKAPPAIGPYSQAVKFGRFLFISGQIPVNPDTKEIVKGSIEAQTEQVLSNILAILQSAGMDLRDVVKTTLFIRRLEDFDRVNRIYKTYFSDNPPARSTVGVAGLPKDADIEIEAIACR, from the coding sequence ATGAGTGATGATGTCAAACAGTTATTTTCAACTCAAAAAGCGCCTCCAGCCATAGGCCCTTATTCCCAGGCTGTAAAGTTTGGCAGGTTCCTGTTTATCTCCGGTCAGATACCAGTTAATCCTGATACAAAGGAAATAGTAAAGGGTTCAATTGAAGCCCAGACAGAGCAGGTTCTTTCCAATATCCTTGCCATTCTTCAGTCTGCAGGCATGGATTTGAGGGATGTAGTAAAGACCACACTGTTCATCAGGAGACTTGAAGACTTTGACAGGGTCAACAGGATTTACAAGACTTATTTTTCAGACAACCCGCCGGCGAGATCCACAGTCGGGGTCGCAGGACTTCCCAAAGATGCTGATATAGAGATAGAAGCCATCGCCTGCCGTTGA
- a CDS encoding PilZ domain-containing protein, which translates to MLPIDRRENVRVKDRIQVAYRLVSAEDIAGNDRPARFFPFIWNKYPQVLPLDEVEEHNTRLFHHIVELHRKLDILIETVSPENRTIVEVPRERNVCISASGMRIQLDTPVIAGQMILLCLILPFLPPASIFVTGEVIRSEMSDNVTQDEEPSCGTVINFLTIKEDDREALIRYIFKRQRDMLRDRAVEKGGELHTLSGTNE; encoded by the coding sequence ATGCTTCCAATAGACAGAAGAGAGAATGTCAGGGTTAAAGACAGGATACAGGTTGCCTACAGACTTGTAAGCGCAGAGGATATTGCAGGGAATGACAGGCCGGCAAGATTCTTCCCGTTTATATGGAATAAGTATCCTCAGGTGCTGCCGTTAGACGAAGTTGAAGAACATAATACGAGACTGTTTCACCACATTGTTGAACTACACAGGAAGCTGGACATCCTGATTGAGACGGTCTCGCCTGAAAACAGGACAATAGTTGAGGTGCCACGAGAGCGGAATGTTTGCATCAGCGCCTCCGGAATGCGAATTCAGCTTGATACCCCTGTGATTGCAGGTCAAATGATCCTGCTGTGCCTGATTCTCCCCTTTCTTCCACCCGCCAGTATATTTGTTACAGGAGAGGTGATCAGGAGTGAAATGTCTGACAATGTTACCCAGGATGAGGAGCCGTCTTGCGGCACCGTAATAAATTTTCTCACAATAAAGGAAGATGACAGAGAGGCCCTGATAAGGTATATATTTAAGAGACAGCGTGATATGCTGCGGGACAGGGCAGTAGAAAAAGGCGGGGAATTACATACGTTAAGTGGAACAAATGAGTGA
- a CDS encoding GGDEF domain-containing protein yields MEKLLDPEFYKKLKKVNSELRLQKKKLLDERNALKKWGDDLCSLNDLSKAIAGTLDSDSIVTTACAKMQEIVPHDVSCVVLYNQKKLWVLSPMKLYVEEAEEIKKLVLETMKTIVDTGDDSLYKVEVRCLRDHESDSGQFKPETSNRLFYPMEIGEARIGALHLIRNSDKAFSGYEQNLVSMLVSTLTLALRNSEVHREVQELATTDSLTGLFNSRYFHESLTRTFKSTMRYQNPVSLLMIDMDNFKEINDRYGHQGGDAVLQEISKRLIRSLREIDVPARYGGDEIAIILPETSVEQAFFAAKRLKRLLEEKPVFYRGQYIKVTASFGVASCPNPTIRSVEDVISVADKALYDAKKYGRNRIEVSESLFTQDNSFLGPFVF; encoded by the coding sequence ATGGAAAAGTTATTAGATCCTGAATTTTATAAGAAGCTGAAAAAGGTAAACAGCGAATTGCGCTTACAAAAGAAGAAACTACTTGATGAGAGAAATGCGCTGAAGAAATGGGGCGATGATCTGTGCAGCCTGAACGATCTAAGTAAGGCAATTGCAGGTACCCTTGACTCTGACAGTATTGTTACGACTGCGTGCGCAAAAATGCAGGAAATAGTACCTCACGATGTGTCTTGCGTGGTTTTGTACAATCAGAAGAAGTTGTGGGTGCTCTCACCCATGAAACTTTATGTGGAAGAGGCGGAAGAGATAAAGAAGCTGGTGTTAGAGACAATGAAGACAATTGTGGATACAGGGGACGACAGTCTTTATAAGGTTGAGGTCAGGTGTCTCAGGGATCATGAGTCTGACTCGGGGCAATTCAAACCTGAGACATCCAATAGGTTGTTCTATCCCATGGAGATTGGCGAAGCAAGGATCGGCGCCCTTCACCTTATCAGAAACAGTGACAAGGCATTTTCCGGATATGAACAAAATCTTGTTTCTATGCTTGTAAGCACACTGACCCTTGCCCTCAGGAACTCTGAGGTACATAGAGAGGTACAGGAGCTTGCAACTACTGACAGCCTTACCGGATTGTTTAACAGCAGATATTTTCATGAGAGCCTTACAAGAACATTCAAGAGTACAATGAGGTATCAAAACCCGGTTTCTCTGCTGATGATTGACATGGATAACTTTAAGGAAATAAATGACCGTTATGGACATCAGGGTGGCGATGCCGTTTTGCAGGAGATTTCAAAGAGGCTTATCAGAAGTTTAAGAGAGATTGATGTTCCGGCACGATATGGTGGAGATGAGATTGCTATCATCCTGCCGGAGACATCTGTCGAGCAGGCATTCTTCGCTGCAAAACGACTTAAGAGACTTCTTGAAGAAAAGCCTGTATTTTACAGGGGACAGTATATTAAAGTGACGGCAAGCTTTGGTGTGGCAAGCTGTCCCAATCCTACAATAAGGTCAGTTGAAGACGTGATTTCAGTGGCAGACAAGGCCCTCTATGATGCAAAGAAGTATGGCAGAAACAGGATAGAGGTCAGCGAGAGTCTGTTTACCCAGGATAATTCGTTTCTGGGGCCATTCGTTTTTTAG